The Citrobacter telavivensis DNA segment ACAGTCGAGGGATAAATATTGTCGGCGATAATAATCGTCGGCTCACTGGCGAATGGCAGCGTCTCCTTAATACCCTGCAGATGGCGCAGCGTGCGCTGCAGAATATCGTCGACATCGATATAACGGGCCTGCAGATAGGCGTCATCCAGCTGACGATACTGCTGGCTGAGCTCCATCAGCACTTGATGCCACGCCCATTCCGCCGAGCACTGTTCGGTGAGCAGGCGATCGTTGGCGGCATCAAACAGATCTTCATCGTCGAGCAAGGTGTGATGACCGGCGAAGATCGCCGCGATATCGGCGTTAAATTTGTGTTCCGCCAGCTCGGTGAGCGCATTGAGATCGGCCAGCGTCTGGTCGATCGCCTGGCGCAGGCGCTGCTGCTCGCGGGCGATGTCGGCGGCGGCGGGGAGCGCCGGTTGGATCGGCGCCTGCGGATAAATCATCGCGGCGCCTTCAACACGCGCAGGTATGGCGGGTTCCGCTGTCGGCTGCGCCTCCGGCGACTCGCCGAAGTTATCGGCGGCCAGCGCCTGAAACGCCGCCAGCGCCGCATCGGCGTCCGGACCGCGGGCCAGCAGGCGCAGCTTATCGTGGCGGCGCACCTGTAGCAGAGCGATTTGATTCAGACTGTCCGGGGTGACGCATTTGCCGTTTTTCTCCAGCACCAGGTCGGCGTTAAAACCCGCCAGCGCGGCGACCAGCTTTGATGCCGGACGCACGTGCAGGCCGTTGTGATTGTTAATAATGACTGAAACCGATTTAGCATCGCCGTCGTCAGCAAGCGTTGGGGCGG contains these protein-coding regions:
- the dhaM gene encoding dihydroxyacetone kinase subunit DhaM — translated: MVNLVIVSHSARLGEGVGELARQMLMNDGCKLAIAAGIDDPDSPIGTDPIKVMEAIESVADTDHVLVMMDIGSALLSAETALDLLDPAMAAKVRLCAAPLVEGTLAATVSAASGAGIDKVIADAMNALEAKRVQLGLPSHTPDAAAPTLADDGDAKSVSVIINNHNGLHVRPASKLVAALAGFNADLVLEKNGKCVTPDSLNQIALLQVRRHDKLRLLARGPDADAALAAFQALAADNFGESPEAQPTAEPAIPARVEGAAMIYPQAPIQPALPAAADIAREQQRLRQAIDQTLADLNALTELAEHKFNADIAAIFAGHHTLLDDEDLFDAANDRLLTEQCSAEWAWHQVLMELSQQYRQLDDAYLQARYIDVDDILQRTLRHLQGIKETLPFASEPTIIIADNIYPSTVLQLDASKVTGLCLRDGSEQAHGAIIARAAGIAWLCQQGEALNDIQPGEAITLDMRLQRLIRR